ACAAAAATTCTTCAATGGATCCTTGGCCATGTTCAAGCAGACTATCCAATTTATTAATGATGTTTATCTGCTCGTCGCCTTGTAACTTGCCTGCAAACATATTCCTACTTGGAGTCATGTAATTTGGCAAGTTTTTGTTTCTGACACTTTGTCTCAGATATATTACCGCGTCTTTCAGTCTTACTAGAAGATGCTTTCGTCTGAACTTTTTCTGGGGAATTTTCTCTGCAAGCCATAAGATCACCATTTTCATAACATAAGAAGTGATATCAGCGCTTAAAGGCCGAATAATATGTTTTGCAATAAGTTTTAACAGGACGTATATTTTCTTTTGAGTACCATTTAACGCCTGGACTAGATGTATCTCAGCTTCAGTGAAGCAAATTCTCCATTGAAGATCTTCATACTTGGTTCCTTTATGACCGACAGGGACAACACACGCCTGTAAGCACATCACATGCGCAATCGTCTTTTTGTAAGGCCAGCCGCTTGGCCTGTCTCTGTTTTTCCACTTTTGCAAGAAAGATTCGCCTTTACATGGAAATGCTCGAACAAAATCTGATTCGTTGCCTAAATATGTCAAATCGCTCCAAATAAAAAGGGCATTTGTGAAGGAGCCCTTATCATTCTGCTTGCGAAGGGAAGGGCCGTGTCGCGTTCTTAATCTGTCATTGTAGTAAAATGATCCTTTTCCCAATGACATTTCATCCACACTTGTGATGAAAATACTACTGGACAAAAATCTTTCTTCACGCTGTTGCACCAAAGCGTGTTGTAGTCTCAAGAAGCCATTACATGGAGATACTGTTTCTTCAAGTAATTTCAGGAAACAGTATCCCCCAGGCGTATCCCTTTGCTCCATTTTAAACGCAAGTTTTCCTCTGTCAACTAACTTAAGCCGGTCTGTTCCGCAGACGACGCTGTGATCTATTTGTAAGTAATCTCTGTCATTCAAGAAACATAATCCAACTCCTTCACGGATGCTTCCTGTGAGTATTCTTTCAACATCATTTCTGCCAAGTATTCTTCTTGTTGCGATGGTTAATGCCAATGAAATACTGTTCATGGCGTCGATTCTTTCTTGAATGCATTCTCTGCTAAAGCCAAGAATATCCAATATTAAACTCATCACTATCGACATCTTCTTCAACGAAAGTTGCTCTTTGACATCTGCCATTGTACTctgtaaatgtaaaatatgtgttaaaTCAATAGCTAAAGTTTGATGAATGTAAACTACACGTTTTGCATTTTATCTGAAAGCAGAACTTATACAATATTTCGGAAAAgtgtaaaatatacatgtgtactACCAGTATAGATTTATGGAAACATATAAAGGTTAAGCAGAATCTCCAGAATGCGGATATCATGTAACCATATTATAGAATAAAAACCCTTATTGTTAAGTTTTCGCCTAAGTTTGTGTGACTCACATACACGTTTAAATACATTCCCTTATACGCCACCATAcaaatgtttttgtataaatgaatattatttgttttctaAATTTCTCTATGCTTCTTGCCGCTATTGCGTGATAATTTCTTGTTCCGCATTCTGATTTATGGCATATTGTGACCAGTATTACAAGGTACACCGATCAGAATCCTGCATATTACACAGGGGATGTGGGGGCTTCCGTGGTCGAATGGTTAAGGACGCACACTTAAAATCACCTGCCCCttaccgatgttggttcgagcctcgcttGGGGAGCAGCatgtttcatgtgaggaagccatctatcAACGTGCCAGCCTGAGATGAATGCCCaaaggggcacctgaggtcttcctccaccacttaAAGCCgacaagtcgccatatgacctatatgtgtcggtgtaacgttaaacccaacaaaaaaattgaaattggACTATTACAGTCTTGGCAGATCTATTACACTATTACAAACACCACTGCTCCAAACATACTTAAAGGTGATTAAATAGACTTTGATCAAGTAATGTTTAAaccaaagcactgagaggactgatgtgggcagcggttgacagcttctggtaatgggcatgaacagttagcttaagtttggtgattctagttaaactacttttgataaataagcattttcaacctctcttttaccaaatcaagaggtaaaactctgcttttactctgtcaaaaggggaaaaaataatatattagcaaagctcatgtgcttattgaaaattttgtgaggtttggttaattttgctcaaaatctttttttaattataagcatttttaacaaatcaatgagaaacaccctgcttttactggaacatggggaataacagtaaatgtgagcaaaggtcatggactaattggtaattatgtgatgtttggagattttagttataacaagagcttgtagaacacttgcatgaattaactgacaaggaacagatttattgatttatttggtcactgcctactggccatttaacgtattgaccttaaatcaataatcatgggttatttaccagtcttaaatgacctccgtatcaaatgtgatcttagaccaaagcataatctagttttctggcaagaaagttctattgtcaatgtgatattgacctttgacctactgaactcgaaatcaatagggttcatttgctggtcatgacaaatctcccgatctcatgatcctaggcccaagcgttctccagttatcattcggaaactgatttgtctacagaccgaccaacatccatcatcaaacattaaagGTCCACTACCAATACCCGAACGAGTATTaaatgaaaaccagagtttgtagctgagacttcctatttactgaaaatatgtcccactgcatcggatctaaCCAAATAGttatgaatatgttcaagaataaccaacaaataaacaaggaAAAATTGCCtctttcaaaccgaaagtatgttttccgacagCTTACGAACCCATCgtgcatcttcggatttttttcggaagaatcctccgaaacgaggctatactttataaatagatgcaaaatatattatatgcccaaacgataacgtgaattttacaaacttagcattgggaattcaacatttttgtaactcacaaaaccttcatgaaaatcattcttataatacaggtaatatacagctatactacaagttttctggaggacaatttaggccctccccgaagtgttttcacaacttcgtctgcaaactttgtCAGTTAATATCTTTTCGGcaaagttttaagaatataaatgaataactatcttacactgtagaaacaaaatgcgattgaaatttacctaaatacactgatttatgtacatatggctacattattttagacattaaacaaactgtcttggcctaatatatgtcactgtcaatttgaaactaaaattttgtacatctcatatttttcatgcaaatcgtgtataattaccatcatggaaatacagttattttgtcgcgcgtctttaaacggatattcgtttgaattaattttaaaatcacgtgatcccgaagaatttccgaccgattacggaaaagcgataaacacgaaagtaggataaaatgaccacccatgtcagtctaagaaaatacaaaaacaataattcgTTTCTCtctacatgtgttgatttcaagggaatactGCACGGCTATCCTAATATtgagtagtatatttcaaaatgtgtagtctttttttaagatttatgtctattcatttgtctttattttgaacctttaatatttacaatatacccctcctccttcgaatgagggcaattaaatttcaaattagaatatGTCCATGTCTCCTtagtcccccaatgcatagtcgtaataggcaagaaggcAATAGAGGATAGGACcaaaagacaaagagacactaatgtttggctgcagtagaggtcatctacttggcatgttcaatcaccctatgaagttacaaaattctgggtcaaatggttctcaagtaaaccgttttccatgttcaggcccctgtgaccttgatctttgaatagtgagtccaaaatcaacaggggtcatctatgaaatttcaacattctgggtcaagtgattctcaagttattgatccagaaagagtttttccatcttcatgcctctttgacctttcccttaagtcaagtggccccagaacattaagggtcatcgactttgtaattcctatcatcgtgattgaagattctgggtcaaatgattctaaagttattggttgcaaactgttttcaaagttcaggttcctgtgaccttaacttttgatcaagtgattcaaaaatcaataggggtcatcttatcgacatgaccaatcatcctatgaagtttcaacattctgggtcaagtggtactcaagttattgatcagaaacgggtttccatgttcaggcccctgtgacattgacaggtgattttttttttttttttttttcaaatgagatctcatcttggtaaaagcaggctatgaatatattatacataaattacatagataaaagacacttcagaatagttcttaaactaaaagcaaccttaaaagaatatttacaatgaaattaaatgtttcattcaattgtaaaacaaccaaaacaactactactatctccaatatcagcacacatcatgatcttcgggttgcattcagtcatttttcagctgtagattaatataatatggctcataatcatgacaacatgcatgttttagtgttgttatattttc
The genomic region above belongs to Mercenaria mercenaria strain notata chromosome 12, MADL_Memer_1, whole genome shotgun sequence and contains:
- the LOC128547468 gene encoding uncharacterized protein LOC128547468 — protein: MADVKEQLSLKKMSIVMSLILDILGFSRECIQERIDAMNSISLALTIATRRILGRNDVERILTGSIREGVGLCFLNDRDYLQIDHSVVCGTDRLKLVDRGKLAFKMEQRDTPGGYCFLKLLEETVSPCNGFLRLQHALVQQREERFLSSSIFITSVDEMSLGKGSFYYNDRLRTRHGPSLRKQNDKGSFTNALFIWSDLTYLGNESDFVRAFPCKGESFLQKWKNRDRPSGWPYKKTIAHVMCLQACVVPVGHKGTKYEDLQWRICFTEAEIHLVQALNGTQKKIYVLLKLIAKHIIRPLSADITSYVMKMVILWLAEKIPQKKFRRKHLLVRLKDAVIYLRQSVRNKNLPNYMTPSRNMFAGKLQGDEQINIINKLDSLLEHGQGSIEEFLYVHILHNKDVQEYCCSIFFASLFSRVSSCNFALYTTNQLASIIVSDLKCGTYWHKMLISIPQFLQFIIVYGNRPFDLTFAFVSRLAFVKKRESHAWRHDDIISHKNLNQNNDVRNHDLQNVSAKWIVPVNVLLTLIMLIMKLLQNVQVEDKHSMHIFIFVIYLWFLDDKARENICKILIYIHLALVFITVFEHMSVHGFVLINHEDKRGYIVPRTLKSFFQLSFDIYILTLNTDTLYF